From Firmicutes bacterium CAG:345, the proteins below share one genomic window:
- a CDS encoding oxidoreductase/nitrogenase component 1 (product inferred by homology to UniProt), with amino-acid sequence MNEIKNISYNVKNLNHCPLDYILEEVYKLGKINILTIGTGECAYFTSKQNFSDKQLNYSYILEDKEIVFGDFSSLEDAFSLLNNSEYKTIVVITCIPAIMNLNLDYLIDQYPKLLLFSAPCFKEKNIQKILSDFYYVFFSKINLTIKEKTEKLNYDEYSYDLFIDKISSSTLIIENPVYLKLAKFLSEKYKIKIIYNTKINNLNFYKENHSLLDISQKDIEEIEAKLKKINKKETYNVLTNYPSLKEFVNQYEININLVDEKTNDTIVVNEAKPFDALIKFIRSAYAFK; translated from the coding sequence ATGAATGAAATCAAAAATATATCTTATAATGTTAAAAATCTAAATCATTGCCCACTTGATTACATCTTAGAAGAAGTATATAAACTAGGAAAAATCAATATTTTAACGATAGGAACGGGGGAATGCGCTTATTTTACAAGCAAACAAAATTTTTCTGATAAGCAATTAAATTATTCTTATATATTAGAAGATAAAGAAATAGTATTCGGCGATTTTTCATCATTAGAAGACGCCTTCTCTTTATTAAATAACTCAGAATATAAAACCATCGTCGTCATAACCTGTATTCCCGCAATTATGAATTTAAATTTAGATTATCTTATTGACCAATATCCTAAATTACTTCTTTTTAGTGCTCCATGTTTCAAAGAAAAAAACATTCAAAAAATACTGAGCGATTTTTACTATGTATTTTTTTCAAAAATAAATTTAACAATAAAAGAAAAAACAGAAAAACTAAATTACGATGAATATTCCTATGATTTATTCATCGATAAAATCTCCAGTTCAACTTTAATCATTGAAAATCCTGTCTATCTAAAACTTGCAAAATTTTTATCAGAAAAATATAAAATTAAAATTATCTATAATACTAAAATCAACAACTTAAACTTTTATAAAGAAAATCATAGTTTATTAGATATATCTCAAAAAGATATAGAAGAAATTGAAGCTAAATTAAAAAAGATAAATAAAAAAGAGACTTATAATGTCTTAACAAATTATCCATCTTTAAAAGAATTTGTAAATCAATATGAAATAAATATCAACTTAGTAGATGAAAAAACAAACGATACTATAGTAGTAAATGAAGCCAAACCTTTCGACGCTTTAATAAAATTTATAAGGAGCGCTTATGCCTTTAAATAA
- a CDS encoding transglutaminase domain-containing protein (product inferred by homology to UniProt) — translation MMKNKFIAIFTIVLLLSSCSNSKVKDHIEYDLPDVEYTENIALKKLPEVKNIDSMQDLSNFIDYAVFYNQNEDFVYTNVTDAYKKVLLDDLDYQINWAAQYATIGHNFVKNYDASKLDENLIGISGYIFDYGFKYYEEKANNIITFEYYQDVLSKNTYQNNDISNLPLYQNNDGFVEVTNSEQLFYACMKNYFPYCKKETKAYEILQKATGILNRIIKKDMTELEKYIAIYHYILSETTYDYSSFKQKDSVHQDYACYFLEGVFDHHTAVCDGLTKALVLFSRLEGIEAYHIGALSNIGGHAYCYVKINDNYYLSCPTSGSSIETKNNIKYYVHNNLYMLTSYYTSSPSWDYSSEAFPNIKQEVLKSNPFPYYDNYYIIIDNEKYSLHIEDFATGNKILNFVENVAKENNLCLQIELLGSYEIMSNIWQNYSDKDNLNFVNNGILSKEKAYAFFFDFRK, via the coding sequence ATGATGAAGAATAAATTTATAGCAATTTTTACAATCGTTTTGCTTCTTTCTTCTTGCTCGAATTCCAAAGTCAAAGATCATATTGAATATGATCTTCCTGATGTCGAATACACCGAAAATATAGCATTAAAGAAATTACCTGAGGTCAAAAATATAGACTCAATGCAAGACCTATCAAATTTTATTGATTATGCTGTCTTTTATAACCAAAACGAAGACTTTGTTTATACAAACGTAACTGACGCATATAAAAAAGTATTGTTAGATGATTTAGATTATCAAATAAACTGGGCTGCTCAATATGCAACAATCGGTCATAATTTTGTTAAAAACTACGATGCTAGCAAACTTGACGAAAATTTAATTGGAATCAGCGGTTATATCTTCGATTATGGCTTTAAATACTATGAAGAAAAAGCAAATAATATTATTACCTTTGAATACTATCAAGATGTTCTAAGCAAAAACACTTATCAAAATAATGATATCAGTAACTTGCCTTTATATCAAAATAATGATGGTTTTGTTGAAGTCACTAATAGTGAGCAATTATTTTATGCCTGCATGAAAAATTATTTTCCTTATTGTAAAAAAGAAACAAAAGCTTATGAAATATTACAAAAAGCAACTGGAATTTTAAATCGCATAATCAAAAAAGACATGACTGAATTAGAAAAGTACATAGCGATTTATCACTATATTCTTTCTGAAACCACTTATGATTATTCTTCATTCAAACAAAAAGATAGCGTTCATCAAGATTATGCCTGTTATTTTTTAGAAGGCGTATTTGATCATCATACAGCTGTCTGTGATGGACTTACTAAAGCTCTTGTTTTGTTTTCTAGACTCGAAGGAATAGAAGCCTATCATATAGGAGCTCTATCTAATATCGGTGGTCATGCTTATTGCTATGTAAAGATAAATGATAATTATTATTTATCTTGTCCAACTTCCGGATCAAGTATAGAGACCAAAAACAATATCAAATACTATGTTCATAATAATTTGTATATGTTGACAAGCTACTATACAAGCTCTCCAAGCTGGGATTATTCTTCCGAAGCTTTTCCAAATATCAAGCAAGAAGTTTTAAAAAGTAATCCATTTCCTTATTACGATAATTATTACATAATCATTGATAACGAAAAATATTCTCTTCATATCGAAGATTTTGCAACAGGAAATAAGATATTAAACTTTGTTGAAAACGTTGCTAAGGAGAACAATTTATGCTTGCAAATAGAACTTCTTGGCTCTTATGAAATCATGTCCAATATTTGGCAAAATTATTCAGATAAAGATAATTTAAATTTTGTAAATAATGGAATTCTGAGTAAAGAAAAAGCTTATGCCTTTTTCTTCGATTTTAGAAAATGA
- a CDS encoding unknown (no significant homology to UniProt) gives MLKNKVIIPLTALMILSICSITSCNNNTSSSSSSSSNTSSVVELNYLALTRRIEYVKNNYLTEEKKSLYTAESIKILENAVKEGESLVNNAKTQQEIDDAVIKINNAIDNLISNINPDKTLDEIGEFLDNCNGNYTLKVNDYYKNNNETPISYTIKSTDKAIYDVEKNEGFIKFDGYVHNFNYVDNNFSLGRVHLGESQSPALYLTENRLSDVVSQLGVSEPFTSFGLSVYSGFKQVPGQKYYITDSTTYFDLTLDLINNRYQSYDGFNGLLQSMTLELTNDNVLFMRLYGNDLTDLKFELEFSSFNTTSIDGVDEYLANNTEYNTSFSPMDLAKDMVEKSKTSCGLKFNVFSHKEGKSTQNPNYTITYKNTAQNEYWLSSSNNGIIKSGSSYKNFKYENDTATINDDAAYGIKDIDIINKLLVNYNEFTLLDKTDDYYFNVGENPEIQQMLYRFFELSNYQNVADRNYFNDEPSKIKTSDIQKVSLTKNDEGKLVISLFSELSSGKDGLIIRAVLEDYQNVTIDGLEDLTSANKKQLQDFYTSIKDADQEKYTEKSYRAFKVTLDKAQEILNDQTSDINTYIQMLSVLKNSYSELELKTSSFDEDGESKIKTFLNENSSYSTSYKMEVTSNNKTLTYIAKYNKYFYCLETKTGYVMIDNFVHSFHVKNDKIVIDNLYSNEYGAHANQIARVQKYFGNFESLAGIEDWEELSGSYMTRLSNSNKYFTTNVDYLNFVPNINTDNLCGFSLELLENNNFELELYNSTSLNMKIDNANSYELASLNKGSVNTTVKITNLKNATDDLLEAFINSNDAVFTKDEILNKLKDFPQTYVIKNDDGDIALVSDRYYLDLETNQFYAVIEGKVNKYQFNPNFIADGTDPYKLLEAGIKVNGVEATSIAQITGTLNGLKSLTENDITLPIDEDTNLNTKRYYYELNSEKTGDIVKILDIDSDSLGSLCVSYNSKGEIVIVNYESDYYIESYYTLSTEYDEMTDIMLNNIISMLNNEF, from the coding sequence ATGTTAAAAAATAAAGTAATAATTCCACTTACAGCTCTGATGATTCTCTCTATATGTTCAATAACTAGTTGTAACAATAATACTTCTTCCAGCTCTAGCAGTTCTTCTAACACTTCTTCCGTAGTAGAATTAAATTATTTGGCATTAACAAGAAGAATAGAATATGTTAAAAACAATTATTTGACAGAAGAAAAGAAAAGCTTATATACAGCAGAAAGTATTAAAATTCTTGAAAATGCTGTAAAAGAAGGGGAAAGTTTGGTCAACAATGCTAAAACTCAACAAGAAATCGATGATGCTGTTATAAAAATTAATAATGCTATCGACAATTTAATATCCAATATAAATCCAGACAAAACTTTAGATGAAATCGGAGAATTCTTAGATAATTGCAATGGAAACTATACATTAAAAGTTAATGACTATTACAAAAATAATAATGAAACTCCAATTTCCTATACTATAAAATCAACTGATAAAGCTATATATGACGTTGAAAAAAATGAAGGTTTCATTAAATTTGATGGCTATGTCCATAACTTTAATTATGTCGACAACAATTTTTCTCTCGGAAGAGTACATCTTGGTGAAAGTCAAAGCCCGGCTTTATATCTTACCGAAAATCGTTTGAGTGATGTTGTCAGCCAACTCGGTGTCAGTGAACCATTCACATCATTTGGCCTTTCAGTATATAGCGGATTTAAACAAGTTCCAGGACAAAAATACTATATTACCGACAGCACAACATATTTCGATTTGACATTGGATTTAATCAACAATAGATATCAATCCTACGATGGCTTTAATGGCCTTTTGCAAAGTATGACCTTAGAATTAACAAATGATAATGTTCTTTTTATGCGTCTATACGGAAATGATTTAACCGATTTAAAATTCGAATTAGAATTTTCTTCATTCAACACCACCTCTATTGATGGAGTAGATGAATATTTAGCAAATAATACCGAATATAACACTTCCTTCAGTCCGATGGATTTAGCTAAAGATATGGTAGAAAAATCAAAGACCAGCTGTGGTTTAAAATTCAATGTCTTTTCACACAAAGAAGGAAAATCAACTCAAAATCCAAATTATACAATTACCTATAAAAATACTGCTCAAAATGAATATTGGTTATCTTCATCTAATAATGGTATTATCAAAAGTGGATCTTCTTATAAAAACTTCAAATATGAAAATGATACTGCAACAATAAATGATGATGCTGCCTATGGAATTAAAGACATCGATATCATCAATAAACTACTTGTAAATTATAATGAGTTTACTTTATTAGATAAAACCGACGACTACTATTTCAACGTTGGTGAAAATCCTGAGATACAACAAATGCTTTACCGTTTCTTTGAACTCAGCAATTACCAAAATGTCGCCGATAGAAATTATTTCAACGATGAACCTTCAAAAATAAAAACTTCTGATATTCAAAAAGTATCATTAACAAAAAATGACGAAGGAAAATTAGTAATAAGTCTTTTCAGTGAATTATCAAGTGGAAAAGATGGCTTAATAATCCGTGCTGTTCTTGAAGATTATCAAAATGTCACCATCGATGGTCTTGAAGATTTAACTTCAGCAAATAAAAAACAATTGCAAGATTTCTATACTTCTATAAAAGATGCTGATCAAGAAAAATACACCGAAAAATCCTATCGTGCCTTTAAAGTAACTCTTGATAAAGCTCAAGAAATTCTAAATGATCAAACTAGCGATATCAACACTTATATTCAAATGCTTTCTGTTTTAAAGAATTCATATTCTGAATTAGAATTAAAAACATCTAGCTTTGATGAAGATGGTGAAAGTAAAATCAAAACATTTTTAAATGAAAATTCATCATACTCCACCTCTTATAAAATGGAAGTAACAAGCAACAATAAAACTTTAACCTATATTGCTAAGTACAACAAATATTTCTATTGCTTAGAAACTAAAACTGGTTATGTAATGATTGATAATTTCGTTCATAGTTTCCATGTTAAAAACGATAAAATCGTTATCGACAATCTCTATAGTAATGAATATGGCGCTCACGCAAATCAAATCGCTAGAGTTCAAAAATATTTTGGTAATTTCGAAAGTTTAGCTGGAATTGAAGATTGGGAAGAACTTAGTGGTTCATATATGACAAGATTAAGCAATTCCAATAAATACTTCACCACAAATGTCGACTACTTGAATTTTGTTCCAAATATCAATACCGATAATTTATGTGGCTTCTCCTTAGAATTGTTAGAAAATAATAATTTCGAACTCGAATTATATAATTCCACTTCTCTCAATATGAAGATTGATAATGCTAATAGTTATGAATTAGCTTCATTAAATAAGGGTAGTGTCAATACAACTGTTAAAATTACAAATCTAAAAAATGCAACAGATGATCTTTTAGAAGCATTCATCAATAGCAACGATGCTGTTTTTACCAAAGATGAAATATTGAATAAATTAAAAGATTTCCCACAAACCTATGTCATTAAAAATGATGATGGCGATATAGCCTTAGTAAGTGACAGATATTATTTAGACTTAGAAACAAATCAATTCTATGCTGTAATAGAAGGTAAAGTTAATAAATATCAATTCAATCCTAATTTTATTGCCGATGGAACAGATCCATATAAACTTCTTGAAGCGGGCATTAAAGTAAATGGTGTTGAAGCTACTTCCATCGCTCAAATTACTGGCACTTTAAATGGATTGAAATCCTTAACTGAAAATGACATTACACTTCCTATCGATGAAGATACAAATTTGAACACAAAGCGTTATTATTATGAACTTAATAGTGAAAAAACAGGTGACATCGTTAAAATTTTAGATATAGACAGCGATTCATTAGGTTCTTTATGCGTATCTTATAATAGCAAAGGCGAAATCGTCATTGTCAACTATGAATCCGACTACTACATTGAATCTTATTACACTCTATCAACTGAATATGATGAAATGACAGATATAATGTTAAATAATATCATTTCCATGTTAAACAACGAATTCTAA
- a CDS encoding transglutaminase domain-containing protein (product inferred by homology to UniProt) → MKKIILFISLLLLVSCSNNPSSTSSSTNPLNKLFFASDLEEKDLPKPKEKISSLDEMIYALDYLAFYQIDKKVSFYIDNNYSKTFYNIYQEFSKAQEQVQIADVYPSFINYSLYVDYKVITINVVPQQIATKSNRKLEASKIYEIDYQKESSDHQIPLEKSNLKEIEVETSQQLYYVVENKYKPILKKNSIAEKIYSTAKDILNSIIDDTMNEYQKAKQIYNYICSEISYDYITSGESTYNLNENQAYFLEGVFLNQNAVCDGKSKAYSLLCNMENIDNVRVTAINDKYQGHAYNYIKIFDKWYLSCTTFGSHRMELKENEYYIVPSLNMFLTNYQTPYASNWGYDSKMHEDIKEKIESQSNFELSIIDNLNSFKEIIESYHLNSLLNIEVEFQYFKDINLFKEDIEKEYPSYEIVLLKNLPYENNYYSIIFLSNI, encoded by the coding sequence ATGAAAAAAATAATATTATTTATAAGTTTATTGCTTCTTGTTTCCTGCAGCAATAATCCTTCTTCTACCTCTTCAAGCACAAATCCACTAAATAAGCTGTTTTTTGCCTCAGATTTAGAAGAAAAAGATTTACCTAAACCAAAAGAAAAAATTTCTTCCCTTGATGAAATGATCTATGCCTTAGATTATTTAGCTTTTTATCAAATAGACAAAAAAGTATCATTTTATATCGATAATAATTACTCAAAGACTTTCTATAACATCTATCAAGAATTTTCTAAAGCTCAAGAGCAAGTTCAAATCGCTGATGTTTATCCATCTTTTATCAACTATAGCTTATATGTCGATTATAAAGTCATTACTATCAATGTTGTTCCTCAACAAATTGCAACAAAGTCTAACAGAAAATTAGAAGCAAGTAAGATCTATGAGATAGATTACCAAAAAGAATCAAGCGACCATCAGATTCCTTTAGAAAAAAGCAATTTAAAAGAAATTGAAGTTGAAACAAGTCAACAATTATATTACGTTGTTGAAAATAAATATAAACCTATTTTAAAAAAGAATTCCATCGCTGAAAAAATATATTCCACAGCTAAAGATATCTTAAATTCGATTATAGATGACACTATGAACGAATACCAAAAAGCCAAACAAATATATAACTATATTTGCAGTGAAATAAGTTACGATTACATAACAAGTGGTGAATCTACCTACAATTTAAATGAAAATCAAGCTTACTTTTTAGAAGGTGTTTTCCTCAATCAAAATGCAGTTTGCGATGGAAAAAGCAAAGCATATTCTCTGCTTTGCAACATGGAAAATATCGACAATGTCCGCGTTACTGCCATAAACGATAAATACCAAGGTCATGCATATAATTACATTAAAATTTTTGATAAATGGTATTTATCTTGCACAACATTTGGAAGCCATAGGATGGAATTAAAAGAAAACGAATACTATATAGTTCCATCTTTAAATATGTTTTTGACAAATTATCAAACCCCATATGCTTCTAATTGGGGATATGATTCAAAGATGCACGAAGATATAAAAGAAAAAATCGAATCTCAATCCAACTTTGAATTATCCATTATCGATAACTTAAATAGTTTCAAAGAAATAATTGAAAGTTATCACTTAAATTCGCTTTTAAATATTGAAGTAGAGTTCCAATATTTTAAAGATATAAATTTATTTAAAGAAGATATTGAAAAAGAATATCCTTCATATGAAATAGTTTTATTGAAAAATTTACCATATGAAAATAATTATTACTCAATAATCTTTCTTTCTAACATTTAA
- a CDS encoding nitrogenase (product inferred by homology to UniProt) yields the protein MKKIAIYGKGGIGKSTTVSNLAYSLSSLGKVVFQIGCDPKADSTIAHNYGDRIPSVLDCLRNNKTEEKDFLFKAHDNVYCIESGGPIPGNGCAGRGIITAFEKIKELDLFNKYHPDYVLYDVLGDVVCGGFAMPIRNGYADDLYIVTSGEMMSLYAADNILRAVRYQVRPGYAKFKGLIINKKNIENEDQIVEKAAKEMDANIFYTIERDKKIQEAEKLKMTVCEAFKDSKISHDYLMLAKKIIENE from the coding sequence ATGAAAAAAATAGCAATTTACGGAAAAGGTGGAATAGGAAAATCAACAACAGTTTCAAATCTTGCCTACAGTTTATCAAGTCTTGGAAAAGTAGTTTTTCAAATTGGGTGTGATCCTAAAGCTGATTCAACCATCGCTCATAATTATGGTGATAGAATACCATCAGTTTTAGATTGCTTAAGAAATAATAAAACCGAAGAAAAAGACTTTCTTTTTAAAGCTCACGACAACGTTTACTGCATTGAATCTGGCGGTCCAATTCCTGGAAATGGATGCGCTGGAAGAGGAATTATTACCGCCTTCGAAAAAATAAAAGAATTAGATTTATTTAATAAATATCACCCCGATTATGTTTTATATGATGTACTTGGAGATGTTGTGTGCGGCGGTTTTGCAATGCCGATAAGAAATGGATATGCCGATGATTTATATATTGTCACTTCAGGTGAAATGATGTCCTTATATGCTGCTGATAACATATTAAGAGCAGTAAGATATCAAGTAAGACCTGGATACGCTAAATTCAAAGGACTTATCATCAATAAGAAAAACATCGAAAACGAAGACCAGATAGTTGAAAAAGCAGCCAAAGAAATGGATGCCAACATCTTTTATACCATCGAAAGAGATAAAAAAATACAAGAAGCTGAAAAATTAAAAATGACAGTTTGTGAAGCTTTTAAAGATTCTAAAATATCTCATGATTATCTGATGTTAGCAAAAAAAATAATTGAAAATGAATGA